The following coding sequences lie in one Maribacter forsetii DSM 18668 genomic window:
- a CDS encoding FUSC family protein: MSKIQNYITTSFKELLLFLGSTSFSKSVLTVIAVVTPLAIGVSTGYTEIGVAICFGAFWCNPSDVNGSLKHKVYGILFSAALVMVVSFIGGYVHYSPWLSLVILGLTSFGISLISSYGFRASLISFSGLLALILSFAHTPDKLKIYEYSLLVGLGGLWYLAVSLLWYKINPKGQTEEILYETIARTGKLMKKRGKLINELSNRKKLLKSLFLMQSELTEQHETLREILILSRKNSGRSVYNGKRVLVLVQLIEMLETAGANPVNYTKMDKQFQMYPEFTKLFQNLIFEMAKQLQTIAEVGNKPNKIPKHDVLSARFEEIRIRIQDLGKIKEAKAYEAFIMFQNFLEYQEKQFDKLKRIKWLLSDHDVASEEFIDKEILKRFLISQDYSPRILLRNLSFRSTIFRHSLRMAVTLMIGFVLGNIFAFQNQYWILLTIILIMRPNYGLTKTRSKDRTIGTLIGGVIATVIVYLVQDVYVYATLALISFVIALSMLQKNYKASAIYVTLSIVFIYGILQPDVMTVIQYRIIDTLLGAGLSYLGFLFLWPSWSFQEIRKDVTKSVEANKVYLAKIANFYIQKGSVPTSYRLARKNAFLETSNLSSAFQRMTQEPHSKQKNLNKIYELVELNHNFLSSLASLSIYIQHHTTTEASERFNDIVSKIDENLSMVLEMLSKDDDQSTKLNLDAVVSFEKQLPKFESENLNLVDADNDGLKRNHQEEQLIWEQLRWLYSLSSTMMKLTSSL; the protein is encoded by the coding sequence TTGAGCAAAATTCAAAATTATATTACAACTTCTTTTAAAGAATTGCTATTGTTCCTTGGCAGCACTAGTTTTTCTAAATCTGTACTTACTGTAATTGCCGTGGTAACACCATTGGCAATTGGTGTATCTACAGGATATACTGAGATAGGTGTTGCCATCTGTTTTGGTGCCTTTTGGTGCAACCCAAGTGATGTAAATGGTAGCCTTAAGCACAAGGTATATGGTATTTTATTCTCAGCTGCCTTAGTTATGGTGGTTAGTTTTATTGGTGGCTATGTTCATTATTCTCCTTGGTTATCATTGGTGATTTTAGGATTGACCAGTTTTGGTATTTCTTTAATTTCATCTTACGGATTTAGGGCTTCGCTCATTAGTTTTTCAGGATTGTTGGCACTGATATTAAGCTTTGCCCATACGCCCGATAAGTTAAAAATTTATGAGTATTCTTTGTTGGTGGGGCTTGGCGGTCTCTGGTATTTGGCAGTCTCTTTACTGTGGTATAAAATCAACCCAAAGGGGCAGACAGAAGAGATTTTATATGAAACTATAGCGCGTACCGGTAAGTTGATGAAGAAACGTGGAAAGCTTATCAACGAGCTGTCTAATAGAAAAAAACTACTTAAAAGTTTATTCTTAATGCAAAGCGAATTGACCGAGCAACACGAGACACTTCGCGAAATTCTTATTCTTTCTCGTAAAAATTCTGGTAGGTCTGTGTACAACGGTAAGCGAGTACTAGTTTTGGTACAACTGATAGAAATGTTGGAAACTGCAGGGGCAAACCCTGTAAACTATACCAAGATGGATAAGCAGTTTCAAATGTATCCAGAATTTACCAAGCTGTTTCAAAATCTCATTTTCGAAATGGCAAAACAATTACAGACCATTGCAGAAGTTGGAAATAAACCAAATAAAATACCGAAGCATGATGTTCTAAGTGCACGTTTTGAAGAGATACGTATAAGAATTCAAGACCTCGGTAAAATAAAAGAAGCAAAGGCATATGAAGCATTTATTATGTTTCAGAATTTTTTAGAGTATCAAGAAAAACAATTCGATAAGTTGAAGCGTATAAAGTGGTTGTTAAGTGATCACGATGTTGCATCAGAAGAGTTTATAGATAAAGAGATTTTAAAACGATTCTTAATCTCTCAAGATTATAGTCCGCGTATTTTATTGCGAAACCTCAGTTTTAGGTCTACTATTTTTAGACATTCATTGCGTATGGCGGTTACTCTAATGATCGGATTTGTGCTGGGTAATATATTCGCTTTTCAAAATCAGTATTGGATTCTGCTGACCATTATTTTAATTATGAGACCTAATTATGGTCTTACAAAAACTCGCTCTAAAGACAGAACTATTGGTACTTTAATTGGCGGTGTCATTGCAACAGTTATTGTTTATTTGGTACAAGATGTATATGTATACGCAACACTGGCGCTAATTTCATTTGTGATTGCGCTTTCAATGTTACAGAAAAATTACAAGGCATCTGCTATATATGTTACGCTCAGTATTGTATTTATTTATGGCATTTTACAACCAGATGTGATGACGGTAATTCAATACCGAATTATCGATACCCTTTTAGGGGCAGGATTATCGTATTTAGGATTTCTATTTCTATGGCCTAGCTGGAGCTTTCAAGAAATACGAAAAGATGTTACCAAAAGTGTTGAAGCCAATAAAGTGTATCTAGCTAAAATTGCGAATTTTTATATTCAAAAAGGTAGCGTACCTACTAGCTACCGATTGGCACGTAAAAATGCATTTTTAGAGACTTCAAATTTAAGTTCGGCTTTTCAGAGAATGACACAAGAGCCACATTCTAAGCAGAAGAACCTGAATAAAATTTATGAGTTGGTTGAGTTGAACCATAACTTTTTATCCTCGTTGGCATCATTAAGTATTTATATTCAACACCATACCACTACAGAAGCATCAGAACGATTTAATGACATTGTTTCTAAGATAGATGAAAACCTTTCAATGGTATTGGAAATGCTATCTAAAGATGACGACCAAAGCACTAAGTTGAATTTAGACGCCGTAGTTTCGTTTGAAAAGCAATTGCCCAAATTTGAATCTGAAAACCTGAACTTAGTTGATGCAGATAATGATGGATTAAAACGTAACCATCAAGAAGAACAGCTTATTTGGGAACAATTACGTTGGTTATATTCCTTAAGTTCTACTATGATGAAGTTGACTTCAAGTTTGTGA
- a CDS encoding DUF1569 domain-containing protein, which produces MKTIFDKNTNSELIERIQNLKESDSAKWGKMNSYQMLKHCTLGEEMFQGKKQYKRLYIGKLFGRMALKGIIKNELPMKKNQPTHPELKISSSGDFDSEKQKWISLLNDYNGYSNTNFIHPFFGKMTNDEIGIFVYKHTDHHLKQFNR; this is translated from the coding sequence ATGAAAACAATTTTCGATAAGAACACTAATAGCGAACTGATTGAAAGAATTCAGAACCTGAAAGAATCTGACAGTGCAAAATGGGGTAAAATGAACTCATATCAAATGCTAAAACATTGCACGTTAGGCGAAGAAATGTTTCAAGGTAAAAAGCAATATAAAAGACTCTACATTGGCAAATTATTTGGCAGAATGGCATTAAAGGGAATTATAAAAAATGAACTTCCCATGAAGAAAAACCAGCCTACTCATCCTGAATTAAAAATATCTAGCTCAGGAGATTTTGATAGTGAAAAGCAAAAGTGGATAAGTTTACTAAACGATTATAACGGCTATTCAAATACGAACTTCATTCATCCGTTTTTTGGAAAAATGACCAACGACGAGATTGGCATATTTGTATATAAACATACCGATCACCACTTAAAGCAATTTAATAGATAA
- a CDS encoding Crp/Fnr family transcriptional regulator, producing MQDQHFLKHIFSPTTFSESELKIIIPKFKKVSFSKNDFLLKEGKTENHYWFIESGFARSFVNDTKGNDITTDFYGQGEIAIDWSSFFLRNPTRENIQALTDVVCWQLDFDTFQQLFHSIEPFREQGRKKLVSSYFALKIQRVSFIADEAKERYLRLLQEKPHVIKNVSLQHIATYLGITKYSLSRIRKEIAS from the coding sequence ATGCAAGACCAACATTTTCTAAAGCATATATTCTCCCCTACTACTTTTTCAGAAAGCGAACTGAAAATCATTATTCCAAAATTCAAAAAAGTAAGTTTTAGTAAAAACGACTTTCTCTTAAAAGAAGGAAAAACTGAAAACCACTACTGGTTTATAGAAAGCGGTTTTGCCCGTTCATTTGTAAACGACACCAAAGGCAACGATATTACTACAGATTTTTATGGGCAAGGCGAAATCGCAATAGATTGGTCATCATTTTTTCTTCGCAACCCTACGAGAGAAAATATTCAAGCCTTGACCGACGTTGTTTGCTGGCAGTTAGACTTTGATACCTTTCAACAACTCTTTCATAGCATTGAACCTTTTAGGGAACAAGGTCGTAAGAAATTGGTTAGTAGTTATTTTGCACTTAAAATTCAGCGAGTATCGTTCATTGCAGATGAAGCAAAAGAACGCTATCTAAGATTATTACAAGAGAAACCTCACGTTATTAAAAACGTTTCGCTACAGCATATTGCTACATATTTAGGCATTACCAAGTATTCGTTAAGTCGTATTCGCAAAGAAATAGCATCATAA
- a CDS encoding NAD-dependent epimerase/dehydratase family protein yields MQTILGANGQIAIELAKELKKKYTSNIRLVSRDPKKVNDTDTLFSANLLDKQKTEEAVKGSEIAYLTVGLPMNTKMWVDQFPIMMRNVIDACKKHHTKLVFFDNTYMYAQNETPLTEESEFAPVGPKGKVRAEITTMILDEMAANNLEAVICRAPEFYGPDKTQSITNAIIFDNIKQGKKLKVFISDTILRTLIWTPDASKAMALIGNTPNVYNQTWHLPCDDNRLTYEQLIALTSKIYGKQFSYTVVPKIAFKIGGIFKSQMKELKELLPRYKHDNIFVSTKFKNRFPDFEVTTYQEGIEQIKNEQ; encoded by the coding sequence ATGCAAACTATACTTGGGGCAAACGGTCAAATCGCAATTGAATTAGCAAAAGAGCTAAAGAAAAAGTATACTTCTAACATAAGGCTTGTAAGTCGGGATCCGAAAAAAGTAAACGATACCGACACGCTTTTTTCTGCCAATTTATTAGACAAGCAAAAAACCGAAGAAGCCGTAAAAGGAAGTGAAATTGCATATTTAACGGTTGGTCTACCCATGAATACCAAAATGTGGGTAGACCAATTTCCAATAATGATGCGTAATGTTATCGATGCTTGCAAAAAGCACCATACCAAATTGGTGTTCTTTGATAACACCTACATGTATGCACAAAATGAAACTCCTTTAACCGAAGAGAGCGAATTTGCACCTGTAGGACCAAAAGGAAAAGTAAGAGCAGAAATTACTACCATGATTTTAGATGAAATGGCTGCAAATAATTTAGAAGCAGTTATTTGTAGAGCTCCAGAATTTTATGGTCCTGATAAAACGCAGAGCATCACCAACGCCATCATTTTCGACAATATAAAACAAGGCAAAAAATTAAAAGTATTTATTAGTGACACTATCTTAAGAACACTAATATGGACACCAGATGCCAGTAAGGCTATGGCATTAATAGGCAACACGCCCAACGTCTATAATCAAACCTGGCACCTACCCTGCGATGATAACCGATTAACCTATGAACAGCTTATAGCGTTGACCTCAAAGATTTACGGCAAACAATTTTCATATACCGTAGTACCAAAAATTGCTTTTAAAATAGGTGGTATTTTTAAGTCACAGATGAAAGAGTTAAAAGAATTGTTACCAAGGTACAAGCATGATAACATTTTCGTTTCTACCAAGTTTAAAAACAGATTTCCAGATTTTGAGGTTACCACCTATCAAGAAGGCATTGAGCAAATTAAGAATGAGCAATAG
- a CDS encoding DUF2147 domain-containing protein: protein MKNLFFLIAMTISFISYGQTITGQWETYDDETNEKKALIEIYKTNDTYFAKIVNSYKSDADKVCDNCKGAKKGQKIRGLVIIEDIKKDGDEYNDGTILDPENGKEYKCYLELEEPNKLKVRGYLGFSLLGRTQYWIRKQ from the coding sequence ATGAAAAATTTATTCTTCCTAATAGCAATGACAATAAGCTTTATTAGCTACGGACAAACTATTACCGGTCAATGGGAAACTTATGATGATGAGACAAACGAGAAAAAAGCGCTTATTGAAATCTACAAAACCAATGATACGTATTTCGCCAAAATAGTCAATAGCTATAAAAGTGATGCAGACAAAGTTTGCGACAACTGTAAGGGGGCTAAAAAAGGTCAAAAAATAAGAGGTCTAGTTATCATCGAAGACATTAAAAAAGACGGCGATGAATATAACGACGGTACAATTCTAGATCCAGAAAACGGTAAAGAATATAAGTGTTATTTAGAGCTGGAAGAACCTAACAAATTGAAAGTAAGAGGTTATTTAGGCTTTTCGCTTTTAGGAAGAACGCAATACTGGATCAGAAAGCAATAA
- a CDS encoding DUF4442 domain-containing protein, which yields MSVYQKVEALASKVFKKNTIFKYGFNLSPMYKRSTAKIIEVSEDLLHVRIKLPLSYKNKNYVNSIFGGSLFSAVDPIPMIQLLSIMGNDYVVWDKSAEIFFKKPAKENLYADFNFSEDELAEIKAQVAEKKEVDVIKTTQLTNKEKTQVFCEVRKTIYIANKAYFKEKRKKNK from the coding sequence ATGTCAGTATATCAGAAAGTTGAAGCATTAGCATCAAAAGTGTTTAAGAAGAATACCATTTTTAAATATGGTTTTAATCTTTCACCCATGTACAAAAGAAGTACTGCCAAAATAATTGAGGTATCAGAAGATTTATTACACGTTAGAATTAAATTACCGCTATCTTATAAAAACAAAAATTACGTCAATTCCATTTTTGGTGGTAGTCTATTCTCTGCCGTAGATCCTATACCTATGATTCAGCTTTTAAGCATTATGGGCAACGACTATGTTGTTTGGGATAAATCTGCTGAAATATTCTTCAAAAAACCGGCAAAAGAAAATCTATATGCAGACTTTAATTTTTCTGAAGATGAGCTTGCAGAAATTAAAGCTCAGGTAGCCGAAAAGAAAGAAGTTGATGTTATTAAAACCACGCAGCTTACCAATAAAGAAAAAACCCAAGTGTTTTGTGAGGTTAGAAAAACAATTTACATAGCTAACAAAGCGTATTTTAAAGAGAAGCGTAAGAAAAACAAGTGA
- a CDS encoding bile acid:sodium symporter family protein yields MKLKIDKFVFFIIIAIALAYLFPQWGTQEDKFPINAISSIGISLIFFFYGLKLSPEKLKQGLKNWKLHLVVQGTTFLLFPLLVLLLHPFIQNEEQENIWLGFFFLAALPSTVSSSVLMVSLAKGNIPAAIFNASISGIIGIALTPLWMGLFVSDLQTDFDFTEIYIKLIVQIIIPVIIGLLLHRFLGSFVLKHKSKITLFDKSIILLIIYKSFCESFEKNIFSAVSILDLLLLLIGVLCLFSIVFYLTKLVSRKLQLNTEDQITAQFCGTKKSLVHGTVFSKILFGNMASIGIILLPLMLFHAIQILIISVVATKLSVRKLEEL; encoded by the coding sequence ATGAAATTAAAGATTGATAAGTTTGTCTTTTTTATAATTATTGCAATAGCATTAGCATACCTATTTCCACAATGGGGAACACAGGAAGATAAATTCCCTATAAATGCAATTAGTAGTATAGGAATTTCACTTATTTTCTTTTTTTACGGTCTCAAGTTAAGTCCAGAGAAATTAAAACAAGGACTCAAAAATTGGAAATTACATCTAGTGGTACAAGGAACTACTTTTTTGCTTTTCCCTTTGTTGGTTTTACTTTTACATCCATTCATACAAAATGAAGAACAAGAAAACATTTGGTTGGGTTTCTTTTTTTTGGCTGCACTACCATCTACAGTATCATCTTCTGTTCTTATGGTCTCATTAGCAAAAGGTAATATACCAGCAGCAATATTCAACGCCAGTATTTCTGGAATTATAGGCATTGCCCTTACCCCATTGTGGATGGGACTTTTTGTAAGTGATTTACAAACCGACTTCGATTTTACAGAAATTTATATTAAACTAATTGTACAAATAATAATACCTGTAATAATTGGTCTTCTTTTGCATCGTTTTTTAGGTTCATTTGTATTGAAACATAAAAGTAAAATAACGCTGTTCGATAAATCGATAATTTTACTGATTATCTATAAAAGTTTTTGTGAATCTTTTGAAAAGAATATTTTTAGTGCTGTCTCTATATTAGATTTACTACTCCTATTAATAGGTGTCTTATGTTTGTTTTCTATTGTCTTTTATCTCACCAAATTAGTTTCAAGAAAACTTCAGCTCAATACAGAAGATCAAATTACCGCCCAATTTTGCGGTACTAAAAAATCATTGGTTCATGGTACCGTTTTCTCTAAAATACTATTTGGCAACATGGCATCTATTGGTATCATCTTATTACCGCTCATGTTGTTTCATGCCATACAAATACTAATAATTAGTGTTGTAGCGACAAAACTATCGGTTAGAAAATTAGAAGAACTTTAG
- a CDS encoding SMI1/KNR4 family protein — protein sequence MPFPVDEKYIIETETELNVKFPPDFKNRMIKSNGGEIDSDDYFFQLHPFFDRSDKKRISRTCNHIALETKNAQEWKNFPKNTIVIGDGGSGDLLFLQHNGNGILSDDIYLWDHGEIKKIARSIVELDG from the coding sequence ATGCCATTTCCTGTAGATGAAAAGTACATAATAGAAACTGAAACTGAGTTGAATGTAAAATTTCCACCTGACTTCAAAAACAGAATGATAAAATCTAATGGTGGAGAAATAGATTCAGATGATTATTTTTTTCAACTTCACCCATTTTTTGATAGATCTGATAAAAAGAGAATAAGTAGAACATGCAACCATATTGCACTTGAAACCAAAAATGCACAGGAATGGAAAAATTTTCCAAAAAACACAATTGTAATAGGAGATGGTGGTTCTGGAGATTTACTATTTTTACAGCATAATGGTAACGGAATTCTATCTGATGACATTTACTTATGGGATCACGGGGAAATTAAAAAAATAGCAAGATCAATTGTAGAATTAGATGGTTAA
- a CDS encoding DUF4272 domain-containing protein produces MGIFKKLFGSKDNEEPKKETQNKPISKSYDDISWMTDIRRENLDICFNAGFKPTISLPTELGRQLRPSIEIANRLHAIKALVLWLMVPEENLPKEHILSFIENNDLEDFMTQNEKAILDTPRDDEQARNAIGWKFENAWPLAWHFGYKEPEITGQMMAGDQMQDILSNYTCKLDGRIAEWIKDKEQVSKDDLMQKEDLFYCLHNAVRSAQLGSDTVPAGFDPMGNGGVIHERRHSLTYMVSKDTSWEETDLST; encoded by the coding sequence ATGGGCATATTCAAAAAGCTATTCGGTTCAAAAGATAATGAAGAACCAAAAAAGGAAACTCAGAACAAACCTATTTCTAAATCTTATGATGACATTTCTTGGATGACGGATATAAGAAGAGAAAATCTAGATATTTGTTTTAATGCCGGCTTTAAACCTACCATCTCGCTACCAACAGAACTAGGCAGACAATTAAGACCTTCTATAGAAATAGCAAATAGACTACATGCTATAAAAGCATTGGTACTATGGTTAATGGTACCTGAAGAAAATTTACCTAAAGAACACATCTTAAGTTTTATTGAAAATAATGATCTTGAAGATTTCATGACCCAAAATGAAAAAGCAATCTTAGATACACCAAGAGATGATGAACAAGCAAGAAACGCTATAGGTTGGAAATTTGAAAATGCATGGCCGTTAGCTTGGCATTTTGGATACAAAGAACCTGAAATAACCGGGCAAATGATGGCAGGCGACCAAATGCAAGATATTTTAAGTAATTATACATGTAAATTAGATGGCAGAATAGCAGAGTGGATAAAAGATAAGGAACAAGTTTCAAAAGACGATTTGATGCAGAAAGAAGACTTGTTCTACTGTTTACATAACGCAGTTAGAAGTGCACAATTAGGCAGTGATACGGTTCCTGCCGGTTTTGACCCTATGGGCAATGGTGGTGTAATCCATGAAAGAAGACATTCATTAACGTATATGGTTTCTAAAGATACCAGTTGGGAAGAAACTGATTTAAGTACCTAA